In a genomic window of uncultured Sphaerochaeta sp.:
- a CDS encoding histidine kinase — protein MAKKQQYLETRLLLFALAITVLFASSLMLAFLYRQGRIESPLYLLCVLLLALVTFAAAYYRIYVPYSRTKHIMQLFATGYTFQAIVDEKVPLNKEMVDLNKMLKTLLNTDQIMNASKRQAQFLALQNQINPHFLYNTLEGIRSEALLAGLDSVATMTEALSTFFRYTISNVENLVSLQQELENTRNYFFIQQFRFGNRIKLNILFEDDEEEVLQYKIPKLTLQPIVENCIVHGLECKVGEGNLLIRIETSQSRLFLTVSDDGVGMQEEVLKQMQQSLSTRSFEYVKRDEHQGGIALVNVNNRIKLLFGEQYGLTVTSHVGVGTDVMISLPRSKDEEAKG, from the coding sequence ATGGCTAAAAAACAGCAGTATCTGGAAACACGACTTCTCTTGTTTGCTCTGGCCATTACAGTGCTCTTTGCATCCAGCTTGATGCTTGCATTCCTGTACCGACAAGGAAGAATCGAGAGCCCACTCTATCTTTTGTGCGTACTGCTTCTCGCATTGGTAACATTTGCAGCAGCGTACTACCGTATCTATGTGCCCTATAGCAGGACAAAGCATATTATGCAACTCTTCGCTACCGGGTATACCTTCCAAGCAATTGTTGATGAGAAGGTTCCCCTGAACAAAGAGATGGTTGATCTGAACAAGATGCTGAAGACATTGCTCAATACTGATCAAATCATGAATGCAAGCAAGCGACAAGCCCAGTTTCTGGCTCTCCAAAACCAAATCAACCCACATTTCCTCTACAATACGTTGGAAGGCATTCGCAGTGAAGCGTTGCTTGCAGGCCTGGATTCTGTGGCAACCATGACGGAAGCACTCTCTACATTCTTCCGCTATACCATCAGCAATGTGGAAAACCTGGTGTCTTTGCAGCAAGAGCTGGAAAATACCAGAAACTACTTCTTCATCCAGCAATTCCGGTTTGGCAATCGAATCAAGCTCAATATACTCTTTGAGGATGATGAGGAAGAGGTGCTCCAATACAAGATCCCCAAATTGACTCTCCAGCCTATCGTAGAGAACTGCATAGTGCATGGATTGGAGTGCAAGGTAGGTGAGGGGAATCTGCTTATTCGTATTGAGACCTCTCAATCCAGACTCTTCCTTACTGTCTCGGATGATGGGGTGGGCATGCAGGAAGAGGTACTCAAGCAAATGCAGCAAAGCCTCAGTACCCGCAGTTTTGAGTATGTGAAACGCGATGAGCATCAGGGAGGCATAGCCTTGGTGAATGTCAACAATCGAATCAAACTTCTCTTTGGGGAGCAGTATGGATTGACTGTCACCAGTCATGTTGGGGTTGGCACCGACGTGATGATATCATTGCCGAGAAGCAAGGATGAGGAAGCAAAGGGATGA
- a CDS encoding ATP-binding cassette domain-containing protein codes for MREEVFRLEQVSIPPYLHDIHMHLYKGEIVALIGVNALGIDELLEIFQKNVALHYGHVYCRETLVNDYLGNSRKMNPVTIIERNAMLIETMTVEDNLFILRKGCRQHLIRPRMLSHQMQTLLEPLGLKIEPKTLVKDLSSFEKLVIQFLKASLARSALVILRDISTFVSEVDLIRLKPILMYLSSTMGMTFLYVCNHHQEAFRFATRCYLMREGRIIKHLYAEQMTDEIINRYAYEFTESVELSDRQNQYHQVHDKNPLLVINQLSYGNIKNLDIVVNKQETVVLLDSENLLIHQLFRLLCQDAFPSSGSITFKGTKPKRGARSLALIPTKPDSSLLFPQLSVLDNVLFTSDHKISHLWFNTRRRTALGHELESRLGDHLAHRSIGDTDQSYRLRLVYQRLLLQKPEFLCVVQPFASVDMYQRMELISWFDLFKQRGTTILILAVSLSDSLQIADRLLILKEGRVQRTLLRQDFHLYRGIAGSIPQ; via the coding sequence ATGAGGGAAGAGGTCTTTCGCCTGGAACAGGTCTCGATTCCCCCCTACCTGCATGACATTCACATGCACTTGTACAAAGGGGAAATAGTCGCGCTTATTGGTGTAAACGCCTTAGGCATCGATGAGTTATTGGAAATCTTTCAGAAAAACGTGGCTTTGCACTATGGCCACGTCTATTGCAGGGAAACATTGGTGAACGACTATCTGGGCAACAGTCGAAAAATGAATCCTGTGACGATCATCGAGCGTAATGCAATGCTCATCGAAACAATGACAGTGGAAGATAACCTGTTTATCCTGAGAAAGGGGTGTCGCCAACACCTTATCCGTCCCCGCATGCTCTCTCATCAGATGCAAACCTTGTTGGAACCACTTGGACTCAAGATTGAACCCAAAACACTGGTTAAGGATCTCTCTTCCTTTGAAAAGTTGGTCATTCAATTTCTCAAGGCCAGTCTTGCCCGGAGTGCTCTGGTTATTTTGAGAGACATATCGACTTTCGTCAGTGAAGTGGACCTCATACGATTGAAACCCATTCTCATGTACCTGAGCTCAACGATGGGTATGACATTCCTGTATGTATGCAATCATCATCAGGAAGCCTTTCGCTTTGCAACCCGTTGTTACCTCATGCGAGAAGGAAGGATCATCAAGCATCTCTATGCAGAACAAATGACTGACGAAATCATCAATCGATACGCCTATGAGTTTACTGAATCGGTTGAACTTTCCGATCGGCAAAATCAATACCATCAGGTACATGACAAGAACCCCCTGTTGGTTATCAATCAGCTCTCATATGGGAACATCAAGAACCTGGATATTGTTGTAAACAAGCAAGAGACTGTGGTTCTGCTGGATAGTGAGAATCTTTTGATTCACCAATTGTTTCGCCTTTTGTGTCAGGATGCTTTTCCCTCCTCCGGCTCCATAACCTTCAAGGGAACAAAGCCCAAACGCGGGGCTCGTTCCTTGGCCTTGATTCCCACCAAGCCGGATAGTTCATTGCTGTTCCCACAGCTCTCGGTTCTTGACAATGTCTTGTTCACCAGTGACCATAAGATTTCCCATCTCTGGTTCAATACGCGCAGAAGAACAGCTCTTGGGCATGAGCTTGAGTCCCGTCTTGGAGATCATCTTGCTCATCGCTCTATTGGTGATACTGACCAATCCTACCGACTCAGGCTCGTATATCAACGACTGCTTTTGCAAAAACCAGAGTTCCTGTGTGTAGTCCAACCCTTTGCGTCGGTTGACATGTATCAAAGAATGGAGCTCATCTCTTGGTTTGATCTCTTCAAACAACGGGGAACCACCATCCTTATCCTTGCCGTGTCGCTGTCCGACAGCCTTCAGATAGCAGATCGATTGCTCATCCTGAAAGAAGGACGGGTACAACGAACGTTGTTGCGGCAGGACTTTCATCTCTATCGAGGCATCGCCGGTTCCATTCCCCAATAA